From Halichondria panicea chromosome 12, odHalPani1.1, whole genome shotgun sequence, a single genomic window includes:
- the LOC135345790 gene encoding uncharacterized protein LOC135345790, producing MNTRDYIQICASQLADTNTYVQVDTFPATTIHRNLQNTLIEHSRVLKPHKNLHNFLLPQPNKTQTPKFYGIPKIHKKFTSLPPVRPIVSHSNSLLAPTAKFIDHVLQPLARSHQDSLLNSSSLLRILQYMHIPDDAFLVTIDVESLYPSIPQKECLEIIYEEMHAKKHLLLFDPNLFIKLLHTNVTSNFFEFGPITFKQVKGTAMGAAFSPTIANIFMSIIASQPKKPHLLKRYIDDIFIIWEHSLEDLLNFLSALNCFHATLRYTWTFSKTSADYLDITIFKGLAFPATNLLDTKTFQKTQNLYQYLHFNSCHPMSTFKGLIIGECIRYVRINSSKDNYLATLEQFKQRLYKRQYPTALVNKITQKINHEQRRNYLKEPTIANISKPKPTFKCLPPPHYNALKAIILQHYHMVQRFAPRPRFIPLRHKKLGEDLIRAKIYPTDEQFVDMVLTTSQEFHSLNST from the coding sequence ATGAACACCAGAGACTATATACAAATATGTGCATCCCAATTAGCGGACACCAATACATATGTACAAGTAGACACCTTCCCAGCCACAACAATCCACCGAAATCTCCAGAACACACTAATTGAGCATTCAAGAGTACTGAAACCTCATAAAAACCTCCACAATTTTCTTCTACCGCAACCAAATAAAACACAGACACCCAAATTCTATGGTATACCAAAAATCCATAAAAAGTTCACCAGCCTACCACCAGTCCGCCCAATAGTATCCCACTCAAACTCGCTACTAGCACCAACGGCCAAGTTTATCGATCACGTCCTTCAACCTCTCGCCCGATCACATCAAGACTCCCTTCTCAACTCCAGCTCTCTCCTTCGTATACTCCAATATATGCATATCCCAGACGATGCCTTTTTGGTCACAATCGATGTAGAAAGCCTCTACCCATCAATTCCGCAAAAAGAATGCCTAGAAATCATCTACGAAGAAATGCACGCCAAAAAACATCTACTCCTGTTCGATCCGAACCTATTTATTAAACTGCTGCACACCAATGTCACTTCGAACTTTTTCGAATTTGGGCCCATCACCTTTAAACAAGTCAAAGGGACAGCGATGGGAGCTGCTTTCTCACCCACCATTGCAAACATCTTTATGTCCATCATTGCATCCCAGCCCAAAAAACCACACCTCCTAAAAAGGTACATAGACGACATTTTTATCATTTGGGAACACTCCCTAGAAGACCTACTAAATTTCCTCTCAGCACTCAACTGCTTCCATGCAACACTGAGATACACGTGGACATTCTCCAAAACATCAGCCGATTATTTAGATATAACCATCTTTAAGGGTCTCGCTTTCCCAGCAACAAACCTGTTAGACACAAAAACGTTCCAAAAAACTCAAAACTTATACCAATACCTACACTTCAATTCATGTCACCCAATGTCAACATTCAAGGGCCTCATAATAGGAGAATGCATAAGATACGTAAGAATTAATTCGTCAAAGGACAACTATCTAGCGACCCTAGAACAGTTCAAACAAAGGCTATACAAAAGACAATATCCCACAGCGCTCGTCAACAAAATAACTCAAAAAATCAATCACGAACAAAGACGGAACTACCTGAAAGAACCCACCATCGCAAATATCTCGAAGCCAAAACCAACTTTTAAGTGTCTGCCTCCACCACACTATAATGCTCTAAAGGCAATCATCCTACAACATTATCATATGGTTCAGAGATTTGCACCAAGACCTAGATTTATTCCTCTAAGGCACAAAAAACTCGGAGAAGACCTAATTCGTGCAAAAATATACCCCACAGATGAACAATTCGTTGACATGGTACTCACCACCAGCCAAGAGTTCCACAGCCTCAACAGCACATAG